The Urbifossiella limnaea genome has a window encoding:
- a CDS encoding FAD:protein FMN transferase: protein MVVRVGLLVVLGYLIPALPVRPVQPALARHEFESKHMGTTFRIVLYAADAPSAKEAADAGFARVAALDACMSDYKRDSELMKLCAAFRTEVGSPVAVSDDLFAVLWAARELSQASDGAFDVTVGPVVQLWRHARRTQQLPEKEELAAAMRLVGWRSVELDREKKTVRLLVPGMQLDLGGIAKGYAADAVLALLRGRFGITRALVAAAGDITCGDAPPGRDAWEVDIAPIARGEPVRRLRLVNAAVSTSGDLEQFVEIGGVRYSHVVDPRTGLGVTGRRSVTVIAPRGVTADSYTKAVMLMPPGRGFELIEQTPGAAAYQATVGPNESVQSSSTRRFAQHLVPEPPK, encoded by the coding sequence ATGGTCGTCCGGGTCGGGCTGCTCGTCGTGCTGGGGTATCTTATCCCGGCGCTGCCCGTGCGGCCGGTTCAACCCGCGCTCGCCCGGCACGAGTTCGAGTCGAAGCACATGGGGACGACGTTCCGCATCGTGCTGTACGCCGCCGACGCGCCGAGCGCGAAAGAGGCCGCCGATGCCGGCTTCGCCCGGGTAGCGGCGCTCGACGCCTGCATGAGCGACTACAAGCGTGACAGCGAACTGATGAAGCTGTGCGCCGCGTTCCGCACCGAAGTCGGCTCGCCGGTCGCCGTCAGCGACGATCTGTTCGCCGTGCTGTGGGCCGCCCGCGAGTTGTCGCAAGCATCCGACGGCGCCTTCGACGTGACGGTCGGCCCGGTCGTGCAGTTGTGGCGGCACGCGCGGCGGACGCAGCAGTTGCCGGAGAAGGAAGAACTTGCCGCGGCGATGCGGCTGGTCGGTTGGCGAAGCGTTGAGCTCGACCGCGAGAAGAAGACGGTTCGCCTCCTTGTACCGGGAATGCAGCTCGACCTCGGCGGCATCGCCAAGGGCTACGCCGCCGACGCCGTGCTCGCGCTGCTGCGTGGTCGATTCGGCATCACCCGGGCGTTGGTCGCGGCGGCCGGCGACATCACCTGCGGCGACGCCCCGCCCGGCCGCGACGCCTGGGAGGTTGACATCGCCCCCATCGCCCGCGGCGAGCCCGTGCGGCGGCTCCGGCTCGTGAACGCGGCGGTTTCCACATCCGGCGACCTGGAGCAGTTCGTGGAGATCGGCGGCGTCCGCTACTCGCACGTCGTGGACCCGCGGACCGGCCTCGGCGTCACGGGCCGGCGGAGCGTGACAGTGATCGCCCCGCGCGGCGTCACGGCCGACAGCTATACCAAAGCCGTGATGCTGATGCCGCCCGGCCGCGGCTTCGAGCTGATCGAGCAAACTCCTGGAGCGGCCGCGTACCAGGCCACGGTCGGCCCGAACGAATCGGTGCAGTCGAGTTCCACGCGGCGGTTCGCGCAGCATCTGGTGCCCGAGCCGCCGAAGTAA
- a CDS encoding S9 family peptidase: MTRRLAPLLLPAVLAVVVARPLPAADPLPRFVPTPADLKDADRRAALPPTPGRAYRDKVTPNWFAEGTKFWYRNDLKAGTKEFVLVDATKGTRRPAFDHAKLAAGLSKAAGKEYAAERLPFQSITLDDAVTRVRFQLRDDEWTCDLTSYVCAKQAAPPGGCDEPAPAPVVEMPDPLFPDGPVIAPDPFAVVAQQQPPRKSAEARSPDRKWTAVIRDANVVLRDADGKDTPLTKDGKDGANYGMLSWAPDSKALVAWRIEPGEKKEVYFVESSPKAGGRAVLHTRSYPQPGDKFTRFEPHLFDPATGKELKTDAPAVDFGVPNVRWAKDGERFTYEKVDRGHQRHRLVAVTAATGATRNLIDEKSDTFVWTQHFDGFNFAAVTWLTKSAEIIHATEKSGWRHLYLLDAATGEQKAAITSGEYVVRGIDRIDEDARQVWFRAGGKNAGEDPYHVHHYRVNFDGTGLVALTAGNGTHAVQFSPDRRFLIDTYSRVDAPPVTELRGCADGTLVCRLEAADVTELAEVALPEVFHAKGRDGTTDIWGLICKPRNFDPEKRYPVVEYIYAGPHGSHVPKAYRALPWHRALTDLGFVVVQIDGMGTANRSKAFHDVCWKNLKDAGFPDRVRWHKAVAAKYAWYDAERVGIYGTSAGGQNAMGALLFHGDFYRAAMAACGCHDNRLDKSSWNEQWMGYPVGPHYAACSNVDNAHRLRGRLLLIVGEMDTNVPPESTFRVADALVKANKDFELLVVPGLGHSDGGAYGRRRTQDFFVRHLHGVEPPDRNRAELPRR, encoded by the coding sequence ATGACCCGTCGCCTCGCCCCGCTCCTCCTCCCTGCAGTTCTCGCCGTCGTTGTTGCCCGGCCGCTGCCGGCGGCGGACCCGCTGCCGCGCTTCGTCCCCACACCCGCCGACCTCAAGGATGCCGACCGACGGGCCGCCCTGCCGCCGACCCCGGGCCGCGCCTACCGCGACAAGGTGACGCCGAATTGGTTCGCGGAGGGGACGAAGTTTTGGTACCGGAACGACCTCAAGGCCGGGACAAAGGAGTTCGTACTCGTTGACGCGACGAAGGGGACGCGCCGCCCGGCGTTCGACCACGCCAAGCTGGCCGCGGGGCTGTCGAAGGCCGCGGGGAAGGAGTACGCCGCCGAGCGGCTGCCGTTCCAGTCGATCACGCTCGACGACGCCGTGACCCGCGTCCGCTTCCAACTGCGGGACGACGAGTGGACGTGCGACCTGACCAGCTACGTGTGCGCGAAGCAGGCCGCGCCGCCCGGCGGATGCGACGAGCCGGCACCCGCACCCGTCGTCGAGATGCCGGACCCGCTCTTCCCCGACGGCCCAGTGATCGCCCCCGACCCGTTCGCCGTCGTCGCCCAACAGCAACCGCCCCGCAAGTCCGCCGAAGCACGGTCGCCCGACCGCAAGTGGACCGCCGTCATCCGCGACGCCAACGTCGTGCTGCGCGACGCCGACGGCAAGGACACCCCGCTCACGAAGGACGGCAAGGACGGCGCCAACTACGGGATGCTGAGCTGGGCACCGGACTCGAAGGCACTCGTCGCCTGGCGGATCGAGCCGGGCGAGAAGAAGGAAGTGTACTTCGTCGAGTCGTCGCCGAAGGCCGGGGGGCGGGCGGTGCTGCACACCCGGTCGTACCCGCAGCCGGGCGACAAGTTCACCCGCTTCGAGCCGCACCTGTTCGACCCCGCCACTGGCAAGGAACTGAAGACGGACGCGCCGGCGGTTGACTTCGGCGTGCCGAACGTGCGGTGGGCGAAGGACGGCGAGCGCTTTACGTACGAGAAGGTAGACCGCGGCCACCAGCGGCACCGGCTCGTGGCCGTGACCGCCGCCACCGGGGCGACGCGCAACCTGATCGACGAGAAGAGCGACACGTTCGTGTGGACGCAGCACTTCGACGGGTTCAACTTCGCGGCCGTGACGTGGCTGACGAAGTCGGCAGAGATCATCCACGCGACCGAAAAAAGCGGCTGGCGGCACCTCTACCTGCTGGACGCGGCGACGGGCGAGCAGAAGGCCGCGATTACGAGCGGGGAGTACGTCGTCCGCGGCATCGACCGCATCGACGAGGACGCGCGGCAGGTGTGGTTCCGGGCGGGTGGCAAGAACGCCGGCGAAGACCCGTACCACGTCCACCACTACCGCGTGAACTTCGACGGCACCGGCCTCGTGGCGCTGACCGCCGGCAACGGCACGCACGCGGTACAGTTCTCGCCCGACCGCCGCTTCCTGATCGACACGTACAGCCGCGTCGACGCACCGCCCGTCACAGAGCTCCGCGGCTGCGCCGACGGCACGCTCGTGTGCCGGCTCGAAGCCGCGGACGTGACCGAACTGGCCGAGGTGGCACTGCCGGAGGTGTTCCACGCGAAGGGCCGCGACGGCACCACCGACATCTGGGGGCTGATCTGCAAGCCGCGGAACTTCGACCCGGAGAAGCGCTACCCGGTCGTCGAGTACATCTACGCCGGGCCGCACGGGTCACACGTGCCGAAGGCGTACCGGGCGTTGCCCTGGCACCGCGCCCTGACCGACCTCGGGTTCGTGGTCGTGCAGATCGACGGCATGGGCACGGCGAACCGGTCGAAGGCGTTCCACGACGTGTGCTGGAAGAACCTCAAGGACGCCGGCTTCCCGGACCGCGTCCGGTGGCACAAGGCGGTGGCGGCGAAGTACGCGTGGTACGACGCCGAGCGGGTGGGCATCTACGGCACGTCCGCCGGCGGGCAGAACGCGATGGGGGCGCTGCTGTTCCACGGCGACTTCTACCGCGCGGCCATGGCCGCGTGCGGCTGCCACGACAACCGGCTGGACAAGTCGAGCTGGAACGAGCAGTGGATGGGGTATCCGGTCGGGCCGCACTACGCCGCGTGCTCGAACGTGGACAACGCCCACCGCCTCCGCGGCCGGCTGCTGCTGATCGTCGGGGAGATGGACACGAACGTGCCGCCCGAGAGCACGTTTCGCGTCGCCGACGCGCTGGTGAAGGCGAACAAGGACTTCGAGCTGCTAGTGGTGCCCGGTTTGGGCCACTCCGACGGCGGGGCGTACGGCCGGCGCAGGACGCAGGACTTCTTCGTCCGGCACTTGCACGGGGTGGAACCGCCGGACCGCAACCGGGCGGAGCTCCCGCGGCGCTGA
- a CDS encoding DUF362 domain-containing protein, translating to MLTTALDRLAELAAPGGGWGYQPGQPAHLEPTALAVLALSADRTRYATVIDAGVAAIEANRAADGTYRLTRGRPQAVWPTALVLFAEQALGLGADRLATTADVLLRSESRAIDGADEKDMAFDIDLTLKGWGWAEANFAWVEPTAWACLALRAAGKGSHPRVAEGLKLLLDRAFDSGGANYGNRIVLGKSTEPIPGPTAVLVLALQGVPDEPRVDAARGYLRVHAAKSTDLEHLAWAKLALAADPTDSAAFLPELDQRIAGALSEEIHRTDGLGAGPYRLALAGLALNTAARHPFRLADKPTVGVGAGPRQQPQAPPTPPLMERLKGKVRNWVLGKLSNVRPLPESSAVHIARAADYDAPLADILATQYEHFRAAVPLAGKRVVLKPNLVEYRREKVINTDPRVVDAVITLCKKEGAAEVVVAEGPGHWRNVQFLVKESGLGAVLEKHGVRFVDINHDEPVKLPNMGRLTGLDHLYLSRTVASAEVLISLPKLKTHHWAGATLSLKNLFGTLPGICYGWPKNELHWRGIPNSIVDIACTCTPHLAIVDGIVGMEGDGPLMGTAKTVGALIMGADLVAVDATCCRLMHLPPERVPTLVLAALKRLGRLKEADIPQLGVPIAALATPFEWPPRIEEQLLTVEKAAAVKV from the coding sequence ATGCTGACGACCGCCCTCGACCGGCTCGCCGAACTGGCCGCCCCCGGCGGCGGCTGGGGCTACCAGCCCGGCCAGCCTGCCCACCTGGAGCCGACCGCGCTCGCGGTGCTGGCGCTGTCCGCGGACCGCACCAGGTACGCGACCGTGATCGACGCCGGGGTCGCCGCGATCGAGGCGAACCGCGCCGCCGACGGCACGTACCGCCTCACCCGCGGCCGGCCGCAAGCCGTCTGGCCGACGGCGCTCGTCCTGTTCGCGGAGCAGGCGCTCGGCCTTGGCGCAGACCGCCTCGCCACCACCGCCGATGTGCTGTTGCGGTCCGAGAGCCGCGCCATCGACGGGGCCGACGAAAAGGACATGGCGTTCGACATCGACCTGACGCTGAAGGGCTGGGGCTGGGCGGAAGCGAACTTCGCGTGGGTCGAGCCGACGGCGTGGGCCTGCCTCGCGCTGCGGGCCGCGGGCAAGGGGTCGCACCCGCGCGTGGCCGAGGGGCTGAAGCTCCTCCTCGACCGCGCCTTCGACAGCGGCGGGGCCAACTACGGCAACCGCATCGTCCTCGGTAAAAGCACCGAACCCATTCCCGGGCCGACGGCCGTGCTCGTGCTCGCTCTCCAGGGCGTGCCCGACGAACCGCGTGTCGACGCCGCCCGGGGGTACTTGCGGGTTCACGCCGCGAAGTCGACCGACCTGGAACACCTCGCCTGGGCCAAGCTCGCGCTCGCCGCCGACCCGACCGATTCGGCCGCGTTTCTACCCGAACTCGACCAGCGCATCGCCGGCGCGCTGAGCGAAGAGATCCACCGAACCGACGGCCTCGGCGCCGGTCCGTATCGCCTGGCGCTGGCCGGCCTCGCGCTGAACACCGCGGCGCGGCACCCGTTCCGCCTCGCGGACAAGCCGACGGTCGGCGTCGGTGCCGGGCCGCGGCAGCAACCGCAGGCACCGCCGACGCCGCCGCTCATGGAGCGCCTGAAGGGGAAGGTGCGCAACTGGGTGCTCGGCAAGCTGAGCAACGTCCGCCCGCTACCCGAATCGTCGGCCGTTCACATCGCCCGCGCCGCCGACTACGACGCCCCGCTCGCCGACATCCTGGCGACGCAGTACGAACACTTCCGCGCCGCGGTGCCGCTCGCCGGCAAGCGCGTCGTGCTGAAGCCGAACCTTGTGGAGTACCGCCGCGAGAAGGTCATCAACACCGACCCGCGCGTCGTGGACGCGGTCATCACGCTCTGCAAGAAGGAAGGCGCGGCCGAGGTCGTCGTCGCCGAGGGGCCCGGGCACTGGCGGAACGTGCAATTCCTGGTGAAGGAGAGCGGCCTCGGGGCGGTGCTGGAAAAGCACGGCGTTCGCTTCGTGGACATCAACCACGACGAGCCGGTAAAGCTGCCAAACATGGGCCGCCTGACCGGCCTCGACCACCTGTACCTGTCGCGCACGGTGGCGTCGGCGGAAGTGCTGATTTCGCTCCCGAAGCTGAAGACGCACCACTGGGCCGGGGCGACGCTGAGCCTGAAAAACCTGTTCGGCACCCTTCCCGGCATTTGCTACGGGTGGCCCAAGAACGAGCTCCACTGGCGCGGCATCCCCAACAGCATCGTGGACATCGCCTGCACCTGCACGCCGCACCTGGCGATTGTTGACGGCATTGTCGGCATGGAGGGCGACGGGCCGCTCATGGGTACGGCGAAAACGGTGGGGGCACTCATCATGGGGGCCGACCTGGTGGCCGTGGACGCGACCTGCTGCCGGCTCATGCACCTGCCGCCGGAGCGGGTGCCGACGCTGGTACTCGCCGCGCTCAAGCGGCTCGGCAGGCTGAAGGAGGCGGACATCCCGCAACTCGGAGTACCGATCGCGGCGCTGGCGACGCCGTTCGAGTGGCCGCCGCGGATCGAGGAGCAACTGCTGACGGTCGAGAAGGCAGCAGCCGTGAAGGTGTGA
- a CDS encoding helix-turn-helix transcriptional regulator — protein sequence MNAAATVSTAGAELANKIARLVEERGWNQEDFARISKLNRHTVRQILLGGEKRRLRNATVSQCATALGLTVTELRNLPLERLLPRMHGKPPADEEALKLLYERATLPDLTGWLDRNKDRAATLHSEEVQELLDMQAPNGPLEKFGVENCVELLERRRKLVCQVREIAGTEYLDLVEQLVRLVYDKVKGPRRC from the coding sequence ATGAACGCGGCGGCCACGGTCAGCACCGCGGGGGCGGAGCTGGCGAACAAGATTGCGCGGCTGGTCGAAGAACGCGGCTGGAACCAGGAAGACTTCGCCCGCATCTCGAAACTGAACCGTCACACCGTCCGGCAGATTCTGCTCGGCGGCGAGAAGCGCCGGCTCCGCAACGCCACCGTTAGCCAGTGCGCCACCGCGCTCGGGCTGACGGTGACGGAACTGCGCAACCTGCCGCTGGAGCGGCTTCTCCCGCGGATGCACGGCAAACCGCCGGCCGACGAGGAGGCGCTGAAGCTCCTGTACGAGCGGGCGACGCTGCCGGACCTGACCGGCTGGCTGGACCGCAACAAGGACCGCGCCGCGACGCTGCACTCCGAGGAGGTGCAGGAACTGCTGGACATGCAGGCGCCGAACGGCCCGCTGGAGAAGTTCGGCGTCGAGAACTGCGTGGAGCTGTTGGAGCGGCGGCGGAAGCTGGTGTGCCAGGTCCGCGAGATCGCCGGCACCGAGTACCTCGATCTCGTGGAGCAGTTGGTCCGGCTGGTGTACGACAAGGTGAAGGGGCCGCGGCGGTGCTAA
- the recJ gene encoding single-stranded-DNA-specific exonuclease RecJ, whose amino-acid sequence MSRVEKVWRLLPQNPDTAHRLAGSLRVSPVVAQLLLNRGVSEPDHARRFLDGSLSGLHAPGDLPDVPGAADRLFRAIAEKRRICVYGDYDVDGVTGTAILVTLLTKLGAAVEFHVPHRLSEGYGLNAPRLRELAASGVSVVVSVDCGIASIEEAEEARAAGLELIITDHHEMRTDAAGVPILPPAACLVHPRLPGSTYPFGELSGAGVALKLAWEVARRASGGAKTSPELREFLLDAVGLAALGLVADVVPLHDENRLLVKHGLARIAEKPTIGLRALLDAAMGRPEAGKERKPVTAEDVGFRLGPRLNAAGRLQCARMVVDLLTTTNTGKAQQIAAYLEDLNGQRQTLERKITQQAKDIIDAGGLASAPGLVVWSPEWNEGHQGVVGIVASRLVETYGRPALVIATRTDEDIAVGSGRSVSGFPLHLALKACEAHLVGHGGHAAAAGFKLRPANIPALRDAFAAYAAAHFHTDGPPPPRVTLDAEVPLSAVTWGLLRDIDKLEPYGAQNPRPKFLAAGLRAESLRTMGSGEVQKHLSFRAVQGDTSFRAVAWNMADRMEELLAANGECCLAFTPKVNDFRGQRSLELQVIDVKVGKSVQLG is encoded by the coding sequence GTGTCCCGCGTCGAGAAAGTGTGGAGGCTTCTACCGCAGAACCCGGACACGGCCCACCGCCTCGCCGGGTCACTGCGGGTGTCGCCGGTTGTCGCGCAGCTGCTACTCAACCGCGGCGTGTCCGAGCCCGACCACGCCCGCCGCTTCCTCGACGGCTCCCTGTCCGGCCTTCACGCCCCCGGCGACCTGCCGGACGTGCCCGGCGCCGCCGACCGCCTCTTCCGCGCCATCGCTGAGAAGCGACGCATCTGCGTCTACGGCGACTACGACGTGGACGGCGTGACCGGCACCGCCATCCTGGTCACACTCCTCACCAAACTCGGCGCCGCCGTCGAGTTCCACGTCCCGCACCGCCTCTCGGAGGGGTACGGCCTCAACGCCCCGCGACTACGGGAGCTCGCGGCGTCGGGCGTGTCGGTGGTCGTGTCCGTGGACTGCGGCATTGCCAGCATCGAGGAGGCGGAGGAGGCGCGGGCCGCCGGACTGGAACTGATCATCACCGACCACCACGAGATGCGGACGGACGCGGCCGGCGTGCCGATCCTGCCGCCGGCCGCGTGCCTGGTTCACCCGCGCCTCCCCGGCAGCACGTACCCGTTCGGCGAACTGTCCGGCGCGGGCGTGGCACTGAAACTGGCGTGGGAAGTGGCTCGCCGGGCCAGCGGCGGCGCGAAGACGAGCCCCGAGCTACGCGAGTTCCTGCTGGACGCCGTGGGGCTGGCCGCGCTCGGCCTCGTCGCCGACGTGGTGCCGCTCCACGACGAGAACCGCCTGCTCGTGAAGCACGGCCTGGCGCGGATCGCGGAGAAGCCCACGATCGGCCTGCGGGCGCTCCTCGACGCCGCGATGGGCCGGCCCGAGGCGGGCAAGGAGCGGAAACCCGTGACCGCCGAGGACGTGGGCTTCCGACTGGGGCCGCGCCTGAACGCCGCCGGCCGGTTGCAGTGCGCCCGCATGGTGGTCGACCTGCTCACAACGACCAACACCGGGAAGGCCCAGCAGATCGCCGCATACCTCGAAGACCTGAACGGCCAGCGGCAGACGCTCGAGCGGAAGATCACCCAGCAGGCCAAGGACATCATCGACGCCGGCGGCCTGGCTTCCGCCCCCGGCCTGGTCGTGTGGTCGCCCGAGTGGAACGAGGGGCACCAGGGCGTGGTCGGGATCGTGGCCAGCCGGCTGGTCGAGACGTACGGTCGGCCGGCGCTGGTCATCGCCACCCGCACCGACGAGGACATCGCTGTCGGCTCGGGGCGGTCGGTGTCGGGCTTCCCGCTGCACCTGGCGCTGAAGGCGTGCGAGGCGCACCTCGTGGGCCACGGCGGGCACGCGGCGGCGGCGGGGTTCAAGCTGCGGCCGGCGAACATCCCCGCGCTGCGCGACGCCTTCGCCGCCTACGCCGCGGCCCACTTCCACACCGACGGCCCGCCCCCCCCGCGCGTCACACTCGACGCGGAGGTTCCCCTCAGCGCCGTAACCTGGGGCCTGCTCCGCGACATCGACAAGCTCGAACCCTACGGGGCACAGAACCCGCGGCCCAAGTTCCTCGCCGCGGGGCTGCGGGCCGAGAGCCTGCGAACGATGGGGAGTGGTGAGGTGCAGAAGCACCTGAGTTTTCGGGCCGTGCAGGGCGATACGAGCTTCCGCGCCGTGGCGTGGAACATGGCCGACCGGATGGAGGAGTTGCTCGCGGCAAACGGCGAGTGCTGCCTGGCGTTCACGCCGAAGGTGAACGACTTCCGCGGCCAGCGCTCGCTCGAGCTCCAGGTCATCGACGTGAAGGTGGGGAAGTCGGTACAACTCGGGTAG
- a CDS encoding formylglycine-generating enzyme family protein: protein MLPRVTLFAAAIATAAVALPPAAGQPAGKLEPKNFTEKVVAYKIDENSKQKFDMKAQFDMVYVPGGEVTVGSPDGEAGRDKNEGPRYKAKVGNFWMGKCEVTWDEFDLFWFDNSYLVANDDRAKDFKADAITRPTNTFVDETYEHGRDGHPIMCLTHHAAWMYCHWLRKKTGKNYRLPTEAEWEYAARGGKGDAAYSFGNDPAELPEHAWFKDNSPDPDNFPNKPKGCTHKVGTRKANPFGLHDLYGNVSEWTLDQYDPKAYERRAAISLNLNPVVVPTADKWSHVVRGGSWADKADRCRSAARRMSDRSWMKWDPQEPQSIWWLTRMDVVGFRVVIAETDPPELRDLAPKVIKKSE from the coding sequence ATGCTCCCCCGCGTCACACTGTTCGCCGCCGCGATCGCTACCGCCGCGGTCGCGCTGCCGCCCGCCGCCGGCCAGCCCGCGGGCAAGTTGGAACCGAAGAACTTCACCGAGAAGGTGGTCGCGTACAAGATCGACGAGAACTCGAAGCAGAAGTTCGACATGAAGGCCCAGTTCGACATGGTGTACGTCCCCGGTGGGGAGGTCACCGTCGGCAGCCCGGACGGCGAGGCGGGCCGCGACAAGAACGAGGGGCCGCGGTACAAGGCGAAGGTCGGCAACTTCTGGATGGGCAAGTGCGAGGTGACGTGGGACGAGTTCGACCTGTTCTGGTTCGACAACTCCTACCTCGTGGCCAACGACGACCGCGCCAAGGACTTCAAGGCCGACGCCATCACCCGGCCGACGAACACGTTCGTGGACGAGACGTACGAGCACGGCCGCGACGGGCATCCGATCATGTGCCTGACGCACCACGCGGCGTGGATGTACTGCCACTGGCTGCGGAAAAAGACGGGTAAGAACTACCGCCTGCCGACGGAGGCCGAGTGGGAGTACGCCGCCCGCGGCGGCAAGGGCGACGCGGCCTACAGCTTCGGCAACGACCCCGCCGAGCTCCCCGAACACGCCTGGTTCAAGGACAACTCCCCGGACCCGGACAACTTCCCGAACAAGCCGAAGGGCTGCACCCACAAGGTCGGCACGCGCAAGGCCAACCCGTTCGGCCTCCACGACCTGTACGGTAACGTGTCCGAGTGGACCCTCGACCAGTACGACCCGAAGGCCTACGAGCGCCGCGCCGCGATCAGCCTGAACCTGAACCCGGTCGTGGTGCCGACGGCGGACAAGTGGAGCCACGTCGTTCGCGGCGGGTCGTGGGCCGACAAGGCCGACCGCTGCCGCAGCGCCGCCCGGCGCATGTCGGACCGGAGCTGGATGAAGTGGGATCCGCAGGAGCCGCAGAGCATCTGGTGGCTGACCCGGATGGACGTGGTCGGCTTCCGCGTGGTGATCGCGGAGACCGACCCGCCGGAGTTGCGTGACCTGGCCCCGAAGGTGATCAAGAAGTCCGAGTAA
- a CDS encoding MBL fold metallo-hydrolase: MSADRPVDNAPYLTHAHAGLTIEGYSRAAVQSYWRVPELKLGFDLGAHPWDFMGTGTWFISHTHLDHVAALPVYVARRRMMKMEPPTVYVPAEALDDVKKLLMIFHRLDRGRQHCDLRGVSPGDEIALSREHVVTVFNTVHTIPSRGFVVWDRRHKLKDEYVGLPGNQIRDLKLSGVEITREVRVPLVAYTGDTAPAGLDAEPACFDAKVLITEMSFIRDKHRREKIHKFGHMHLDDFVERADRFKNELIVAGHFSTRYHPNEVRRLLDARLPEVLKPRMRLWI; encoded by the coding sequence ATGAGCGCCGACCGGCCGGTGGACAACGCCCCGTACCTCACGCACGCCCACGCCGGCCTCACCATCGAAGGCTACTCCCGCGCCGCCGTGCAGAGCTACTGGCGCGTCCCGGAACTGAAGCTCGGCTTCGACCTCGGCGCCCACCCGTGGGACTTCATGGGCACCGGCACCTGGTTCATCTCGCACACGCACCTCGACCACGTTGCGGCCCTGCCGGTGTACGTGGCCCGGCGGCGGATGATGAAGATGGAGCCGCCGACGGTGTACGTCCCGGCCGAGGCGCTCGACGACGTGAAGAAGTTGCTGATGATCTTCCACCGCCTCGACCGCGGCCGGCAGCACTGCGACCTTCGCGGCGTCTCGCCCGGCGACGAGATCGCGCTGTCGCGGGAGCACGTCGTCACGGTGTTCAACACGGTCCACACCATCCCGAGCCGCGGGTTTGTCGTGTGGGACCGCCGGCACAAGCTGAAGGATGAGTACGTCGGCCTGCCCGGGAATCAGATCCGGGACTTGAAGCTGTCCGGCGTCGAGATCACGCGTGAGGTGCGGGTGCCGCTGGTGGCGTACACCGGCGACACGGCCCCCGCCGGCCTCGACGCCGAGCCGGCGTGCTTCGACGCGAAGGTGCTGATTACGGAGATGAGCTTCATCCGCGACAAGCACCGGCGCGAGAAGATTCACAAGTTCGGGCACATGCACCTGGACGACTTCGTGGAGCGGGCCGACCGCTTCAAGAACGAGTTGATCGTGGCGGGGCACTTCAGCACGCGCTACCACCCGAACGAGGTGCGGCGGTTGCTCGACGCGAGGTTGCCCGAGGTGCTGAAGCCGCGGATGCGGCTGTGGATTTGA